A region from the Salifodinibacter halophilus genome encodes:
- a CDS encoding metal ABC transporter permease, whose translation MAFMRHAYMAVTCIAIAGSLVGYFIVLRRQAFAAHALSNIGFAGAAGGSLVGVDPLAGLFVFVIGAALLMAASGEDIGRRDISVGMILMFSLGLGILFVNLYSANADAAIGILFGSVLGISDGQLYTIAGVSVIVLVALAAMFRPLRFASLNAPAARARGVPVTFIGTLFLLVVAAMAAVSVPVIGALLSFAIFVGPASAAHAWTARTSRGLALTVVLALVQCWAGLTISYYVNVPATSCIASLSFGFFALSWLTTSLAVRQRLTRLSRAAAT comes from the coding sequence ATGGCGTTCATGCGCCATGCCTACATGGCGGTGACGTGTATCGCGATCGCCGGCTCGCTGGTGGGCTATTTCATCGTGTTGCGACGCCAAGCGTTTGCCGCGCATGCGCTGAGCAACATCGGTTTTGCCGGTGCGGCTGGCGGTTCGCTCGTTGGCGTTGACCCGTTGGCCGGCCTGTTCGTGTTCGTGATTGGTGCGGCACTATTGATGGCCGCATCCGGTGAGGATATCGGTCGGCGTGATATTAGCGTCGGTATGATCCTGATGTTTTCGTTGGGGCTGGGGATTTTGTTCGTTAATCTCTACAGCGCCAATGCAGATGCTGCGATCGGTATTCTTTTCGGTAGCGTGCTGGGAATCAGCGACGGGCAGCTTTATACGATCGCAGGTGTCTCGGTGATTGTGCTTGTGGCACTTGCTGCCATGTTTCGGCCGCTTCGCTTTGCCAGTTTGAATGCGCCGGCGGCGCGGGCACGGGGTGTACCTGTGACGTTTATCGGCACATTATTCCTGCTTGTGGTGGCGGCGATGGCGGCTGTCTCTGTGCCGGTAATCGGTGCGCTGTTGAGTTTCGCGATTTTCGTCGGGCCGGCCTCGGCGGCGCATGCCTGGACGGCGCGGACGAGCCGCGGGCTGGCATTAACTGTGGTTCTGGCTTTGGTGCAATGTTGGGCGGGGCTGACGATCTCCTACTACGTCAACGTGCCGGCAACGTCCTGTATCGCATCGCTGTCGTTTGGCTTTTTTGCTTTGAGCTGGCTGACCACTTCGTTAGCGGTGCGACAACGGTTGACGCGGCTCTCGCGAGCCGCGGCTACATAA
- a CDS encoding transcriptional repressor encodes MSEAVARAVRICEQQNLKLTATRRRILELVWQNHQPAKAYDLLDQLRAENERAAPPTVYRALEFLKQAGLVHHLESIDAFIGCEPDNCCGRPQFLICRSCHCVAEMHSERLHADATREARTLGFHAENEIIELHGLCNACANSEAGD; translated from the coding sequence ATGAGCGAGGCTGTAGCGCGTGCCGTTCGCATCTGCGAGCAGCAAAACCTGAAGCTAACCGCTACCCGGCGGCGCATTCTGGAACTGGTGTGGCAGAACCACCAACCGGCTAAGGCTTACGATCTACTCGACCAATTGCGAGCCGAGAATGAGCGCGCGGCGCCGCCGACGGTGTATCGGGCGCTGGAGTTTCTAAAGCAGGCTGGTTTGGTTCATCATCTGGAGTCAATCGACGCGTTTATCGGCTGTGAACCCGATAACTGCTGTGGTCGGCCTCAGTTTTTGATCTGCCGTAGCTGCCACTGTGTCGCCGAGATGCATAGTGAACGCTTGCATGCCGATGCGACCCGCGAAGCACGCACGCTAGGCTTTCACGCCGAAAATGAAATCATTGAGTTGCACGGTTTGTGCAACGCGTGTGCGAATTCCGAAGCTGGTGACTAG